A DNA window from Sordaria macrospora chromosome 4, complete sequence contains the following coding sequences:
- a CDS encoding 40S ribosomal protein uS11, producing MPPKKAARPAQENISLGPQIREGELVFGVARIFASFNDTFVHVTDLSGRETICRVTGGMKVKADRDESSPYAAMLAAQDVAARCKELGITALHIKIRATGGNGTKTPGPGAQSALRALARSGMKIGRIEDVTPTPSDSTRRKGGRRGRRL from the exons ATGCcccccaagaaggccgcccGTCCCGCTCAGGAGAACATCTCCCTTGGCCCTCAGATCCGTGAGGGTGAGCTCGTTTTCGGCG TTGCTCGCATTTTCGCCTCTTTCAACGACACCTTCGTCCACGTCACCGATCTCAG TGGCCGCGAGACCATCTGCCGTGTCACTGGTGGCATGAAGGTCAAGGCCGACCGTGACGAGTCCTCCCCCTACGCCGCCATGTTGGCTGCCCAGGACGTCGCTGCCCGCTGCAAGGAGCTCGGCATCACTGCCCTCCACATCAAGATCCGTGCCACTGGTG GTAACGGCACCAAGACCCCCGGCCCCGGTGCCCAGTCTGCTCTCCGTGCTCTTGCTCGCTCTGGCATGAAGATCGGCCGCATCGAGGACGTCACCCCCACCCCCTCCGACTCTACTCGTCGCAAGGGTGGTCGCCGTGGTCGCCGTCTCTGA